Proteins encoded within one genomic window of Candidatus Brevundimonas colombiensis:
- the radC gene encoding DNA repair protein RadC: protein MLDSGESDQGAAKPKPRHSGHRDRLRERAAKGGLGALPDYELLELLLFRSVPYRDVKPLAKDLLARFGGLEGIGAASHEAIEDQVARSMGYVAGKATRAVALDLQLIFDVTRRIAREPAAKRAVISSWTALLAYVRIALQHEPREQFRVLYLDKKNQLILDEVQNKGTVDHAPVYPREVVRRALELSSSALILVHNHPSGDPTPSRADVEMTKQVVLAGRALNVEVHDHLVVGRDGVASLKQLGLM from the coding sequence ATGCTGGACAGTGGGGAGTCGGATCAAGGCGCAGCCAAGCCCAAGCCCCGCCACAGCGGCCATCGCGACCGCTTGCGCGAGCGGGCGGCGAAGGGGGGACTGGGCGCCCTGCCCGACTATGAGCTGCTGGAGCTGCTGCTGTTCCGCAGCGTGCCTTACAGGGATGTAAAGCCCCTGGCCAAGGACTTGCTCGCGCGGTTCGGGGGGCTGGAGGGGATCGGCGCGGCCAGTCACGAGGCCATCGAGGATCAGGTGGCGCGGTCGATGGGCTATGTCGCCGGCAAGGCGACGCGGGCGGTGGCGCTGGACCTGCAGCTGATCTTCGACGTGACACGGCGTATCGCGCGCGAACCGGCCGCCAAACGCGCCGTGATCTCGTCGTGGACGGCGTTGCTGGCCTATGTCCGCATCGCCTTACAGCATGAGCCGCGCGAACAGTTCCGCGTGCTCTATCTGGACAAGAAGAACCAGCTGATCCTCGATGAGGTGCAGAACAAGGGCACGGTCGATCATGCGCCGGTCTATCCCCGCGAAGTGGTGCGCCGCGCGCTGGAGCTGTCGTCCAGCGCCCTGATCCTGGTGCACAACCATCCGTCGGGCGATCCCACCCCCAGCCGCGCCGACGTGGAGATGACGAAACAGGTCGTGCTGGCCGGGCGCGCCCTTAACGTCGAGGTTCACGATCATCTGGTCGTCGGCCGCGACGGCGTGGCCAGTCTGAAACAATTGGGGCTGATGTGA
- the map gene encoding type I methionyl aminopeptidase has protein sequence MYETPELETDVLIRSSAIRVHTPEDFEGMRKAGRLVAEALDMIAAHVKPGVTTGEIDDLVREFTLDHGGLPACLGYKGYEKTVCTSINHVVCHGIPGDKVLKDGDIVNIDHTVIVDGWHGDSSRMYAVGEINARAKRLIDVTYESLELGLEQVKPGNTFGDIGFAIQKFVEAQRMSVVRDFCGHGIGRVFHDSPNVLHYGRRGEGAVLKPGMFFTVEPMVNLGKPQVKVLSDGWTAVTRDKSLSAQCEHTIGVTEDGLEIFTASPAGLFRPN, from the coding sequence ATGTACGAAACGCCCGAACTGGAAACCGACGTCCTGATCCGTTCCAGCGCCATCCGCGTCCACACCCCCGAAGATTTCGAGGGGATGCGCAAGGCCGGCCGGCTGGTCGCCGAAGCCCTGGACATGATCGCCGCCCATGTGAAGCCGGGCGTGACGACCGGAGAGATCGACGACCTGGTGCGTGAGTTCACCCTGGACCACGGCGGCCTGCCCGCCTGCCTGGGCTACAAGGGCTATGAGAAGACCGTCTGCACCTCGATCAACCACGTCGTCTGCCACGGCATTCCCGGCGACAAGGTTCTGAAGGACGGCGACATCGTCAACATCGACCACACGGTCATCGTCGACGGCTGGCATGGCGATTCCAGCCGCATGTACGCGGTCGGCGAAATCAACGCTCGCGCCAAGCGCCTGATCGACGTCACCTATGAATCGCTGGAGCTGGGACTGGAACAGGTCAAGCCGGGCAATACGTTCGGCGACATCGGCTTCGCCATCCAGAAGTTCGTCGAGGCCCAGCGCATGAGCGTGGTGCGCGACTTCTGCGGCCACGGCATCGGCCGCGTCTTCCACGACAGCCCCAATGTCCTGCACTACGGCCGTCGCGGCGAAGGCGCGGTTCTGAAGCCCGGCATGTTCTTCACCGTTGAGCCGATGGTGAACCTGGGCAAGCCGCAGGTGAAGGTGCTGTCCGACGGCTGGACCGCCGTGACCCGCGACAAGTCGCTGTCCGCCCAGTGCGAACACACCATCGGCGTGACCGAGGACGGGCTGGAAATCTTCACCGCCTCGCCTGCGGGCCTGTTCCGCCCGAACTGA
- a CDS encoding outer membrane protein transport protein, whose product MTSRNIARMGGIALTTALLAGVAAPAMAGSFYVQEQSTRAQGRANAGVGADKGVQSLWWNPAAIAGTQREVYMGMHGLILDSSVDDRGSSLTYNVPVTGVGVVSRTYPVNGDPHVHDVVESGIVPNFAISTPIGDRFNVALAVQAPYNFTTKYLPDDFARYDALTSELRSANVSLVAAAKVTDWLDIGAGFDAQYAKSTLSAALPNAPIPAVLSPAYVISPSTDGRNQLEGDGWNYGWNAGAQMHFGKLDLGLSYRSEVKHELDGTVNISGLTGVLAGGNVSADGTAKFTTPWYATVSARYAVNDRLTLNAQVNQIGWSKFDAIRVNYGANGSSIIVQDYDDVTTGAVGFDYKIDPTMTFRAGVGYDPTPTPDDHRTARIPDGDRWLYAAGLSKTVGAMTFDGAVTYIDISDAAINDTRDVYGNGLVVSNLRGEAKGNGVGFSLGATWNF is encoded by the coding sequence ATGACCTCCAGGAACATCGCTCGCATGGGCGGCATCGCCCTGACCACCGCCCTGCTGGCCGGCGTCGCCGCCCCGGCCATGGCCGGCTCCTTCTACGTTCAGGAACAGTCGACCCGCGCGCAGGGTCGCGCCAACGCCGGCGTCGGCGCCGACAAGGGCGTCCAGTCGCTGTGGTGGAACCCCGCCGCCATCGCCGGAACCCAGCGCGAAGTCTATATGGGCATGCACGGCCTGATCCTGGATTCCAGCGTCGACGACCGCGGCTCCAGCCTGACGTACAACGTCCCCGTCACCGGCGTCGGCGTGGTCAGCCGCACCTATCCCGTCAACGGCGATCCGCACGTCCATGACGTGGTCGAAAGCGGCATCGTACCGAACTTCGCCATCTCGACCCCCATCGGCGACCGGTTCAACGTCGCTCTGGCCGTCCAGGCGCCCTACAACTTCACCACCAAATATCTGCCGGACGACTTCGCCCGCTACGACGCCCTGACCTCGGAACTGCGCTCGGCCAACGTCAGCCTGGTCGCCGCCGCCAAGGTCACCGACTGGCTGGACATCGGCGCGGGCTTTGACGCCCAGTACGCCAAGTCCACGCTGTCGGCGGCCCTTCCGAACGCGCCGATCCCGGCGGTCCTGTCCCCCGCCTATGTGATTTCGCCGTCCACCGACGGCCGCAACCAGCTGGAAGGCGACGGCTGGAACTATGGCTGGAACGCCGGCGCCCAGATGCATTTCGGCAAGCTGGACCTGGGTCTGTCCTACCGGTCGGAAGTCAAGCACGAGCTTGACGGCACGGTGAACATCTCGGGTCTGACCGGCGTCCTGGCCGGCGGCAACGTCTCGGCGGACGGCACGGCCAAGTTCACCACGCCCTGGTACGCGACCGTCTCGGCCCGCTACGCCGTCAACGACCGCCTGACGCTGAACGCCCAAGTCAACCAGATCGGCTGGAGCAAGTTCGACGCCATCCGCGTCAACTATGGCGCCAACGGTTCCTCGATCATCGTTCAGGACTATGACGACGTCACCACCGGCGCGGTCGGCTTCGACTACAAGATCGACCCGACCATGACCTTCCGCGCGGGCGTGGGCTATGACCCGACCCCGACCCCGGACGACCACCGCACCGCCCGCATCCCGGACGGCGACCGCTGGCTCTACGCCGCCGGTCTGTCCAAGACGGTGGGGGCGATGACCTTCGATGGCGCCGTGACCTATATCGACATCAGCGACGCCGCGATCAACGACACGCGCGATGTCTATGGCAACGGCCTGGTCGTCTCGAACCTGCGCGGCGAGGCCAAGGGCAATGGCGTCGGCTTCTCGCTGGGCGCGACCTGGAACTTCTAA